From one Bacteroidales bacterium genomic stretch:
- a CDS encoding dehydrogenase, translating to MIIRSKAPLRLGLAGGGTDVSPYSDLYGGAILNATINMYAYATIEPLDNGKIIFEYPEKDFSEIFDNDSILPTDGDFSLQKGVYNRVVKDFTDKPLSFKLTTFVDAPAGSGLGTSSTLVVSILGAFTEWLKLPLGEYDIARLAYDIERKDLNMAGGKQDQYAATFGGFNFMEFIKDNVIVNPLHVKNRYKDELSHNLVLYYTETSRLSSKIIESQVKNVSSKNEESISAMHELKASALEMKESLLKGNIDDIGRILDISWQNKKKMAKEITNEHLDNIYSIAKAAGATGGKVSGAGGGGFMFFYCPSVSRYKVIDALKNYNGGYDQRYEFTDEGLKTWTVY from the coding sequence ATGATAATAAGAAGCAAAGCACCTTTAAGGTTAGGTTTGGCAGGCGGCGGCACAGATGTATCGCCCTATTCAGATTTATATGGTGGCGCTATTTTAAATGCAACTATAAATATGTATGCTTACGCTACTATTGAACCTTTGGATAACGGAAAGATTATTTTCGAATACCCGGAAAAAGACTTCTCAGAAATATTTGATAATGATTCTATATTACCGACAGATGGAGATTTTTCTTTGCAGAAAGGTGTTTACAACAGGGTTGTAAAAGATTTTACAGATAAACCTCTATCATTTAAGCTAACTACTTTTGTTGATGCACCCGCAGGTTCCGGGCTTGGAACGTCTTCAACATTAGTTGTTTCTATCTTAGGTGCATTTACCGAATGGTTGAAACTACCTCTTGGCGAGTATGATATAGCGCGTCTGGCTTATGATATTGAAAGAAAAGATTTGAATATGGCAGGCGGTAAACAGGATCAGTATGCCGCTACTTTCGGCGGATTTAATTTCATGGAATTCATCAAAGACAATGTTATTGTTAATCCTTTACATGTTAAAAACAGATATAAAGACGAATTATCGCACAACTTAGTGCTTTATTATACTGAAACCAGCAGATTATCTTCCAAAATCATCGAATCTCAGGTAAAAAATGTTTCATCTAAAAATGAAGAATCTATTTCGGCTATGCACGAATTAAAAGCTTCCGCATTGGAAATGAAAGAATCTTTATTAAAAGGTAATATTGATGATATAGGTAGAATTTTGGATATCAGCTGGCAAAACAAAAAGAAGATGGCAAAAGAAATAACGAATGAACATTTGGATAATATTTATAGCATTGCAAAAGCCGCGGGAGCAACTGGCGGCAAGGTTTCCGGTGCAGGCGGCGGCGGATTTATGTTCTTTTACTGCCCATCGGTAAGTCGATACAAAGTTATTGATGCTCTCAAAAATTATAATGGCGGTTACGATCAAAGATATGAATTTACCGATGAAGGATTAAAAACGTGGACGGTTTATTAA